The following coding sequences lie in one Nitratireductor mangrovi genomic window:
- a CDS encoding GlsB/YeaQ/YmgE family stress response membrane protein, with translation MGIESLIVFIIIGAIAGWLAGMIVKGFGFGLLGNIVVGIVGAFIAGFLFPAIGISLGGGILAAIIHATIGAVILLFIIKLVKSS, from the coding sequence ATGGGCATAGAAAGTCTCATCGTCTTCATCATCATCGGCGCGATCGCCGGCTGGCTTGCCGGCATGATCGTCAAGGGCTTCGGCTTCGGCCTGCTCGGAAACATCGTGGTCGGCATCGTCGGCGCGTTCATTGCCGGGTTCCTGTTCCCGGCGATCGGGATTTCGCTCGGCGGCGGCATCCTCGCCGCGATCATCCACGCCACGATCGGCGCGGTGATCCTGCTGTTCATCATCAAGCTGGTGAAATCGAGCTAG
- a CDS encoding DUF1932 domain-containing protein: MPQEINDRPARLAFIGFGEAASAFLAGWGEDRPAHVAAFDIKTDDPALRSGMHDRYRAHDVAGADALDAALDGADVVFSVVTADQALAAARAAAPILPKGSLWLDCNSCAPDTKRQAAEAIEAAGGSYVDVAVMAPVHPKRHKVPLLVSGPHAAAARTTLLALGMCPEIAGEAVGQASAIKMIRSVMIKGLEALTAECFLAARRAGVEESVFASLQASDPDIDWRARTAYNLERMTVHGARRAAEMREVAATVAALGLPNGISAATALWQDHLAGRGGDAGEGDAGGNDALGSRLDAILARL, encoded by the coding sequence ATGCCGCAGGAGATCAACGACAGGCCGGCCCGGCTCGCCTTCATCGGTTTCGGCGAGGCGGCCTCCGCCTTTCTCGCCGGATGGGGCGAGGACCGGCCGGCCCATGTCGCGGCCTTCGATATCAAGACCGATGACCCGGCGCTGCGTTCGGGGATGCACGATCGCTACCGGGCCCATGATGTCGCGGGCGCCGACGCGCTCGACGCGGCACTGGATGGGGCCGACGTGGTGTTCAGCGTGGTCACCGCCGACCAGGCGCTAGCCGCCGCGCGCGCCGCGGCACCTATCCTGCCGAAGGGAAGCCTGTGGCTCGACTGCAATTCATGCGCGCCGGACACCAAGCGCCAGGCGGCGGAAGCGATCGAGGCGGCCGGCGGTTCCTACGTCGATGTCGCCGTGATGGCGCCGGTCCATCCGAAAAGGCACAAGGTGCCGCTGCTCGTCTCGGGTCCGCATGCGGCGGCGGCCCGAACGACGCTGCTCGCGCTCGGCATGTGTCCCGAGATTGCGGGCGAGGCGGTCGGTCAGGCCTCGGCGATCAAGATGATCCGCTCGGTGATGATCAAGGGCCTGGAGGCGCTGACGGCGGAATGTTTTCTCGCCGCGCGGCGCGCCGGCGTCGAGGAGAGCGTGTTCGCTTCCCTGCAGGCCTCCGATCCCGACATCGACTGGCGCGCACGCACGGCCTACAACCTTGAGCGCATGACCGTGCATGGCGCGCGGCGCGCCGCCGAGATGCGCGAGGTCGCCGCGACCGTTGCGGCGCTCGGACTGCCCAACGGAATCAGCGCCGCGACCGCGCTTTGGCAGGATCACCTCGCGGGCAGGGGGGGCGATGCCGGGGAGGGCGATGCCGGCGGGAACGACGCCCTCGGGTCGCGACTCGACGCCATTCTGGCACGGTTGTGA
- a CDS encoding alpha/beta fold hydrolase: MLTFILWLAVLAALAVAALIAYYAWTTRKLAATAEKNIPMAGNTVRIGGDTIHYVEEGDGPPILFIHGLGGQLHHFRQPLFAALRDDYRLVAIDRPGSGYSVRNGSGAGIRAQAGVVAKLIERLGLEKPLLVGHSLGGAIALATALDHPEKVSGLALLAPLTHHQGQRPEGFKGLYIPSPAKRAFLAHTFAIPMALKQAQVTLDFVFGPQTVTEDYAIGGGGYLGLRPSHFEATAADFVAGGEDLPAQEKRYGELAMPVGILFGDKDRVLDHRVHGLAMEGKVKGLDLEILEGIGHMPQFVEPERSAAFIRRMAEKAFAR, translated from the coding sequence TTGCTGACATTCATCCTCTGGCTCGCCGTCCTTGCGGCCCTCGCCGTCGCCGCGCTCATCGCCTATTACGCATGGACGACCAGAAAGCTCGCCGCCACCGCGGAAAAAAACATCCCCATGGCCGGCAACACTGTCAGGATCGGCGGCGACACGATCCACTATGTCGAGGAAGGCGACGGCCCGCCGATCCTGTTCATTCACGGGCTCGGCGGCCAGTTGCATCATTTCCGCCAGCCGCTGTTCGCCGCGCTCAGGGACGACTATCGCCTCGTCGCGATCGACCGGCCGGGGTCGGGCTACTCGGTCAGGAACGGCAGCGGCGCCGGCATCAGGGCTCAGGCCGGGGTGGTCGCGAAGCTGATCGAGCGGCTGGGGCTGGAAAAGCCGCTGCTGGTCGGCCATTCGCTCGGCGGCGCGATCGCGCTGGCCACCGCGCTCGACCATCCCGAAAAGGTGTCGGGGCTCGCCCTGCTGGCGCCGCTCACCCACCATCAGGGCCAGCGCCCGGAGGGCTTCAAGGGGCTCTACATCCCCTCGCCCGCCAAGCGCGCCTTCCTGGCCCACACCTTCGCCATCCCGATGGCCCTGAAGCAGGCCCAGGTCACGCTCGATTTCGTCTTCGGCCCGCAGACCGTCACCGAGGATTACGCGATCGGCGGCGGCGGATATCTCGGATTGAGACCAAGCCATTTCGAAGCCACGGCGGCGGACTTCGTCGCCGGCGGCGAGGATTTGCCGGCGCAGGAAAAGCGCTATGGCGAGTTGGCGATGCCGGTCGGCATCCTGTTCGGCGACAAGGACCGCGTGCTCGACCACCGCGTGCACGGCCTTGCGATGGAAGGCAAGGTGAAGGGCCTAGACCTCGAAATCCTCGAAGGCATCGGCCACATGCCGCAATTCGTCGAACCGGAGCGCAGCGCCGCCTTCATCCGCCGGATGGCGGAAAAGGCCTTCGCCCGGTGA
- a CDS encoding zinc-dependent alcohol dehydrogenase family protein: MKAVIYEAFSQPPQIRTVPDPEPERDGVVVKVMATGVCRSDWHGWVGHDPDITLPHVPGHELAGVVAATGRDVKRFREGDRVTVPFVGGCGSCPQCASGNQQVCDRQFQPGFTHWGSFAEFVRLDHADLNLVRLPDHIDFATAASLGCRFVTSFRAVVDQGRTKPGEWLAVHGCGGVGLSAIMIGSALGAQIIAVDIDAEKLALARSLGAAVAIDAAATDDVAAAIREASGGGAHVSLDALGHPQTCFNSIACLRKRGRHVQVGLMAGEHAQPAVPMGRVIADELEIVGSHGIQAHRYDDILAMILAGRFAPERLIGRRISLEESIQVLTTMDRFQETGVVVIDRF, from the coding sequence ATGAAAGCCGTCATCTACGAAGCCTTCTCGCAGCCGCCGCAGATTCGCACGGTGCCCGACCCCGAACCCGAGCGCGACGGCGTGGTGGTCAAGGTCATGGCGACGGGCGTCTGCCGCAGCGACTGGCATGGCTGGGTCGGCCACGATCCTGATATCACGCTGCCCCACGTTCCCGGGCATGAACTCGCCGGTGTCGTCGCCGCCACCGGGCGCGACGTGAAGCGTTTTCGCGAGGGCGACCGGGTCACGGTACCCTTCGTCGGCGGCTGCGGCAGCTGCCCTCAATGCGCTTCGGGTAACCAGCAGGTTTGCGACCGGCAGTTCCAGCCGGGCTTCACGCATTGGGGCTCGTTTGCCGAGTTTGTACGGCTCGACCACGCCGACCTGAATCTGGTCCGCCTGCCGGACCACATCGACTTTGCCACCGCTGCCTCGCTGGGTTGCCGTTTCGTCACGTCGTTCCGGGCCGTCGTCGACCAGGGCCGGACGAAGCCCGGCGAATGGCTGGCGGTGCATGGCTGCGGCGGTGTCGGCCTCTCCGCGATCATGATCGGGTCCGCCCTCGGCGCACAGATCATCGCGGTCGATATCGATGCCGAAAAGCTCGCCCTCGCCCGTTCGCTGGGCGCGGCAGTGGCGATCGACGCGGCGGCGACCGACGACGTTGCCGCCGCCATTCGGGAGGCATCGGGCGGCGGTGCGCATGTGTCGCTCGACGCGCTCGGTCATCCGCAAACCTGCTTCAACTCTATCGCCTGCCTGAGAAAACGCGGGCGGCACGTACAGGTCGGGCTGATGGCCGGTGAGCACGCGCAGCCGGCGGTGCCGATGGGGCGCGTCATTGCGGACGAGCTTGAGATCGTCGGCAGCCACGGCATTCAGGCGCATCGCTACGATGACATCCTGGCAATGATCCTCGCCGGGCGTTTCGCGCCCGAACGCCTGATCGGGCGACGCATCAGCCTTGAGGAATCGATCCAGGTGCTGACGACGATGGATCGGTTTCAAGAGACCGGGGTCGTGGTGATCGACCGGTTCTGA
- a CDS encoding TraR/DksA family transcriptional regulator, producing the protein MNDTEPDDRQLAARYRPRIEDELAELAAQSRDTAADRAPVELDQQSVGRLSRMDALQVQAMAQAVETRRQQRLTRLNRALRRLDEGEFGYCLECGDFIDWKRLDIDPTSPLCVSCAGRSAG; encoded by the coding sequence ATGAACGACACCGAACCGGACGACAGGCAACTGGCGGCGCGCTACCGGCCGCGCATCGAGGACGAACTGGCCGAACTCGCCGCGCAGTCGCGCGACACGGCCGCCGACCGCGCACCGGTGGAACTCGACCAGCAGAGCGTGGGCCGGCTTTCGCGAATGGACGCGCTCCAGGTACAGGCGATGGCGCAGGCCGTCGAAACGCGGCGCCAGCAGCGGCTCACGCGCCTGAACCGGGCCCTGCGGCGGCTGGACGAGGGCGAGTTCGGCTACTGTCTGGAATGCGGGGATTTCATCGACTGGAAACGGCTCGACATCGATCCGACATCGCCACTGTGCGTGTCCTGCGCCGGCAGGTCGGCCGGTTGA
- a CDS encoding competence/damage-inducible protein A: protein MSEIVTAAMIVIGDEILSGRTKDRNIGHLADMLTAVGIDLKEVRIVGDEQDAIVEAINTLRARNDYVFTTGGIGPTHDDITAEAVSKAFGLPCEYDDRAYAMLEQNYAERGIAFTEARKRMARMPRGAEHIDNPVSMAPGFRIGNVHVMAGVPSIFQAMLDNVMPTLKTGTKLLSATVHCPVGEGTVGDALTAIQVAHPATIIGSYPKYLDGKFWTELVIRARSTEALDAARSAVEEMVAAITHPPGRL, encoded by the coding sequence ATGAGTGAAATCGTGACCGCGGCCATGATCGTCATCGGTGACGAAATCCTGTCCGGCCGTACCAAGGACCGCAATATCGGTCATCTCGCCGACATGCTGACCGCCGTCGGGATCGACCTGAAGGAGGTGCGCATCGTTGGGGACGAGCAGGACGCGATCGTGGAGGCGATCAATACGCTCAGGGCCCGCAACGACTATGTCTTTACCACCGGCGGCATCGGGCCGACCCATGACGACATCACCGCCGAGGCGGTTTCGAAGGCGTTCGGTCTGCCGTGCGAATATGACGACCGCGCCTATGCCATGCTGGAGCAGAACTACGCCGAGCGTGGCATCGCCTTCACCGAGGCGCGCAAGCGCATGGCGCGCATGCCGCGTGGCGCCGAGCACATCGACAACCCGGTCTCGATGGCGCCGGGGTTCCGCATCGGCAACGTTCATGTCATGGCCGGCGTGCCGTCGATCTTCCAGGCGATGCTCGACAATGTGATGCCGACGCTGAAGACAGGCACGAAACTGCTGTCGGCCACCGTCCATTGTCCGGTGGGCGAGGGCACGGTCGGCGATGCGCTGACCGCGATCCAGGTTGCCCACCCCGCGACCATCATCGGCTCCTATCCGAAATATCTCGACGGCAAGTTCTGGACCGAGCTGGTGATACGCGCGCGGTCGACGGAGGCGCTTGATGCCGCGCGCTCGGCTGTCGAGGAAATGGTGGCCGCGATAACGCACCCGCCCGGGCGCCTGTGA
- a CDS encoding universal stress protein, giving the protein MSYKTIVAVLQDEDDARRVLDVAVALASRAQAHLVGVHAEPLPVPVASPMGFPDAAMMGASEDMSRERAQKLEKLFSDRMSREAVASEWRSMFSFSGDSALSALESARCGDIVIAGQVDPDKGASGSPDIETLIQGAGRPVLVVPWRGKASTEAKRIVLAWNGSRQAARAAFDALDFIRQAEQTTVLTINPVENPGEQGPLPGTEIAATLARQGANVVVDSRRSGEASVAETIASVVAEKNADLLVLGAFSHSRLKEMFFGGTTRSTIENPPCLTLFAR; this is encoded by the coding sequence ATGTCCTACAAGACGATCGTCGCGGTACTCCAGGACGAGGATGACGCCCGGCGCGTTCTTGACGTCGCTGTCGCCTTGGCGTCGCGGGCGCAGGCGCATCTGGTCGGCGTCCATGCCGAACCGTTGCCGGTTCCGGTCGCCTCGCCGATGGGCTTTCCCGATGCCGCCATGATGGGCGCCAGCGAGGATATGAGCCGCGAGCGGGCGCAAAAGCTCGAAAAGCTCTTCTCCGACCGCATGTCGCGCGAGGCCGTCGCTTCCGAATGGCGTTCCATGTTCAGCTTTTCCGGCGACAGCGCGCTTTCGGCGCTCGAAAGTGCCCGTTGCGGCGACATCGTCATCGCCGGGCAGGTCGATCCCGACAAGGGAGCGTCGGGTTCGCCCGATATCGAGACCCTGATCCAGGGCGCCGGCCGGCCGGTGCTCGTTGTCCCGTGGCGCGGCAAGGCCTCGACCGAGGCGAAACGAATCGTGCTTGCGTGGAACGGCTCGCGCCAGGCCGCGCGCGCCGCCTTCGACGCGCTCGATTTCATCCGTCAGGCGGAGCAGACGACGGTGCTGACCATCAATCCGGTCGAAAACCCGGGCGAGCAGGGTCCGCTTCCCGGCACCGAGATTGCTGCGACGCTGGCGCGCCAGGGCGCGAATGTCGTCGTCGACAGCCGCCGCTCGGGCGAGGCTTCGGTCGCCGAGACGATTGCGTCGGTGGTGGCGGAAAAGAATGCCGATCTTCTGGTGCTGGGCGCCTTCAGCCATTCCCGGCTGAAGGAGATGTTCTTCGGCGGCACCACCCGTTCGACGATCGAGAACCCGCCCTGCCTGACCTTGTTCGCGCGCTGA
- a CDS encoding alpha/beta hydrolase, with protein MRRMAIAILVIAVALAAAWFFGPRVSRNAELTFDPAAMGSDVEAWLAESEAKFPDIKDGLAKEIVWAFPASKARTPLAIVYVHGFSASKGEIRPVPDRVAEALGANLFFTRLAGHGRGGPAMADGSVNAWINDYAEALAIGHRLGERVVVIATSTGATIAAWAATRPAFDDEVAGLVLVSPNFGIQAGGATLLTGPWGLQLARLLVGAERGFEPVNEAHERLWTTRYPTEALLPMAAFVDMAAGAPVEKATTPALFIYSDKDAVVRADITDTIAARWGAAHEELKVEDSGDPSNHVIAGDALSPATTEPVANRITEWIRKTVE; from the coding sequence ATGCGCCGCATGGCGATCGCAATCCTGGTCATCGCCGTGGCGCTTGCCGCCGCATGGTTTTTCGGCCCGCGCGTTTCGCGCAATGCCGAACTGACCTTCGATCCGGCCGCCATGGGCAGCGACGTCGAGGCGTGGCTCGCCGAATCCGAAGCGAAGTTCCCCGACATCAAGGACGGACTTGCAAAGGAGATCGTCTGGGCCTTTCCGGCGTCGAAGGCGCGCACGCCGCTTGCAATCGTCTATGTGCACGGTTTTTCGGCCAGCAAGGGCGAAATCCGTCCGGTACCCGACCGCGTCGCCGAAGCGCTTGGCGCCAATCTGTTCTTCACGCGCCTTGCCGGACACGGACGCGGCGGGCCAGCCATGGCCGACGGCAGCGTGAATGCCTGGATCAACGACTATGCCGAGGCTCTGGCGATCGGACACCGGCTCGGCGAAAGGGTCGTGGTCATCGCCACCTCGACCGGCGCCACCATCGCAGCATGGGCCGCAACGCGGCCCGCCTTTGACGACGAGGTCGCCGGACTGGTGCTGGTGTCGCCCAATTTCGGCATCCAGGCGGGCGGCGCAACCCTGCTGACCGGCCCGTGGGGCCTGCAACTGGCCCGCCTGCTGGTCGGCGCGGAACGTGGCTTCGAGCCGGTCAACGAGGCCCATGAACGGCTGTGGACCACCCGTTACCCGACCGAGGCGCTGCTTCCGATGGCGGCGTTCGTCGACATGGCGGCCGGGGCGCCGGTGGAAAAGGCAACGACGCCGGCGCTCTTCATCTATTCGGACAAGGACGCTGTCGTTCGCGCCGACATCACCGATACGATCGCGGCGCGCTGGGGCGCGGCGCATGAGGAGTTGAAGGTCGAGGACAGCGGCGACCCGTCCAACCATGTGATTGCCGGCGACGCGCTGTCTCCGGCGACCACGGAACCGGTCGCTAACCGGATCACCGAATGGATCCGCAAGACGGTCGAGTAG
- a CDS encoding SDR family NAD(P)-dependent oxidoreductase yields the protein MKLYRASPKDGPAWVTGASTGIGRALALELARKGYVVAATARREALLTELAREAEGLAGRILPCPADVTDSAAMAGRVEQIERDHGPLALAIFNAGDYFPTRGEALSTEEFIATYQVNLFGVVHGLVPAVERMKAHGRGHVAVIGSASAYGGLPRAAAYGASKAALNNMAAALKFDFDLLNIRIQVFNPGFVDTPLTKTNRFAMPALMTPEAAAKRMLAGLETGGFEISFPRRFTWAIKLVNILPYPAYFALVKRFTGWHRRNLHQ from the coding sequence ATGAAGCTTTACCGCGCCAGCCCCAAGGACGGACCGGCATGGGTTACCGGCGCCAGCACCGGCATCGGCCGGGCGCTCGCCCTGGAACTTGCGCGCAAGGGCTATGTCGTGGCCGCGACAGCGCGGCGCGAGGCCCTGCTCACCGAACTGGCGCGCGAAGCCGAAGGGCTGGCGGGCCGCATCTTGCCCTGCCCGGCCGACGTCACGGACAGCGCCGCCATGGCGGGTCGCGTCGAGCAGATCGAGCGCGATCACGGTCCCCTCGCGCTGGCGATCTTCAACGCCGGCGACTATTTCCCGACACGCGGCGAGGCACTGTCGACCGAGGAATTCATCGCGACCTATCAGGTCAACCTGTTCGGCGTCGTCCACGGGCTGGTGCCGGCCGTCGAGCGCATGAAGGCTCATGGGCGCGGCCACGTCGCCGTGATCGGCTCGGCCTCGGCCTATGGCGGACTGCCTCGGGCCGCTGCCTACGGCGCCAGCAAGGCGGCGCTCAACAACATGGCGGCCGCGCTGAAATTCGACTTCGATCTCCTCAACATCCGCATCCAGGTTTTCAATCCAGGTTTCGTCGACACGCCGCTCACGAAGACAAACCGCTTCGCCATGCCGGCCCTGATGACGCCGGAGGCCGCCGCAAAGCGCATGCTCGCGGGGCTCGAAACGGGCGGCTTCGAGATCAGCTTCCCGCGCCGCTTCACCTGGGCCATCAAGCTTGTCAACATCCTGCCCTATCCCGCCTATTTCGCTCTCGTCAAACGGTTCACCGGCTGGCACAGGCGCAATTTGCACCAGTAA
- a CDS encoding cysteine synthase A, with translation MYRSVIDAIGNTPLIRLKRASEETGCEILGKAEFMNPGQSVKDRAGLFIIRDAEKRGLLRPGGVIVEGTAGNTGIGLTVVAKALGYRTVIVIPETQSQEKKDAIRVLGAELIEVPAVPYRNPNNYVKLSGRLAEQMARSEPDGAIWANQFDNVANREGHVGTTAVEIWEQTGGKVDGFVSAVGSGGTLAGVAEGLRAKSKDVKIALADPLGAALHSFYTDGVLKAEGSSITEGIGQGRITANLEGFAPDFSYQIPDAEAVEIVFDLVREEGLCMGGSTGINIAGAIRLAKELGPGHTIVTILCDYGTRYQSKLFNPDFLRSKDLPVPEWMEAKSEIAVPYEEVS, from the coding sequence ATGTACCGATCGGTGATCGATGCCATCGGAAACACGCCGCTGATCAGGCTCAAGCGTGCCTCCGAGGAAACCGGCTGCGAGATCCTCGGCAAGGCCGAATTCATGAATCCGGGCCAGTCGGTCAAGGACCGGGCCGGGCTGTTCATCATCCGCGACGCCGAAAAGCGCGGTCTGCTGAGGCCGGGCGGGGTAATCGTCGAAGGAACGGCGGGCAATACCGGCATCGGCCTGACGGTCGTCGCCAAGGCGCTCGGCTACCGCACGGTCATCGTCATTCCGGAGACCCAGAGCCAGGAGAAGAAGGACGCCATCCGCGTGCTCGGCGCCGAGCTGATCGAGGTGCCCGCGGTTCCCTATCGCAACCCCAACAACTACGTGAAGCTTTCCGGAAGGCTGGCCGAGCAGATGGCCAGAAGCGAGCCCGATGGCGCCATCTGGGCCAACCAGTTCGACAATGTCGCCAATCGAGAAGGCCATGTCGGAACGACGGCGGTCGAGATTTGGGAGCAGACCGGCGGCAAGGTCGATGGCTTCGTTTCGGCGGTCGGCAGCGGCGGCACGCTTGCCGGCGTCGCCGAGGGCCTCAGGGCGAAAAGCAAGGACGTGAAGATCGCGCTCGCCGACCCGCTCGGCGCCGCGCTCCATTCCTTCTACACCGACGGCGTGCTGAAGGCGGAAGGCTCCTCGATCACCGAAGGCATCGGCCAGGGCCGCATCACCGCCAATCTGGAAGGGTTCGCGCCCGATTTTTCCTACCAGATTCCCGACGCCGAGGCGGTCGAGATCGTATTCGACCTGGTGCGCGAGGAAGGCCTGTGCATGGGCGGCTCGACCGGCATCAACATCGCCGGCGCGATCCGGCTGGCCAAGGAACTCGGTCCCGGCCACACCATCGTGACCATCCTTTGCGACTACGGTACCCGCTACCAGTCGAAGCTTTTCAATCCGGACTTCCTGCGCTCCAAGGACTTGCCTGTGCCGGAATGGATGGAAGCTAAGAGCGAGATCGCCGTGCCCTACGAGGAGGTCTCCTGA
- a CDS encoding alanyl-tRNA editing protein → MGVTEALFREDAYLSTAEGKVTGINDRGGILLDRTNFYATSGGQPGDTGFFERSDGTKIAVAGTITGETKEEIIHLPLPDAVRPEIGETLVLHVDWARRYKLMRMHTACHLLSVVCPYPITGAAVGEDESRVDFDLPDAGVTKEGVTADMMALVAANHPIFTRWITEDELAANPNLVKSKNVRPPAGAGRIRLVCIGEDASVDSQPCGGTHVSETQEVGEIHIGKIEKKGRENRRFRIRFGALPPV, encoded by the coding sequence ATGGGCGTCACCGAAGCGCTGTTTCGTGAGGACGCCTACCTGTCGACTGCAGAGGGCAAAGTGACAGGCATCAATGACCGTGGCGGCATCCTGCTCGACCGGACCAATTTTTACGCCACCTCCGGCGGCCAGCCAGGCGATACGGGCTTTTTCGAACGCTCCGACGGCACGAAGATCGCTGTTGCCGGCACGATCACCGGCGAAACCAAGGAGGAGATCATCCATTTGCCGCTACCGGATGCCGTCAGGCCCGAGATCGGCGAGACGCTGGTGCTGCATGTCGACTGGGCCCGACGCTACAAGCTGATGCGCATGCATACGGCCTGCCATCTGCTGAGCGTCGTCTGCCCCTATCCGATCACCGGGGCGGCGGTCGGCGAGGACGAATCGCGGGTCGATTTCGACTTGCCCGACGCCGGTGTCACCAAGGAGGGCGTCACGGCGGACATGATGGCGCTGGTCGCCGCCAATCATCCCATCTTCACGCGGTGGATCACCGAGGACGAACTCGCTGCCAATCCGAACCTCGTGAAATCGAAGAATGTGCGCCCGCCTGCCGGAGCCGGCCGTATCCGCCTCGTCTGCATCGGCGAGGACGCCAGCGTGGACAGCCAGCCCTGCGGCGGCACTCACGTCTCGGAAACACAGGAAGTCGGCGAAATCCACATCGGCAAGATCGAGAAGAAGGGCCGCGAAAACCGCCGCTTCAGGATTCGCTTCGGAGCATTGCCGCCCGTCTGA
- a CDS encoding dimethylsulfonioproprionate lyase family protein has product MIAIEQTADIPEIQLAGAVARFVSVAATAYAAAGVSAAEHLRSLAFAPVRAAVTQPPAVASIGTAIEAAPAGDLALTLAECASRLVWSTGTLPRPASIEGGYAFVEIVGPDGLAFSDQVRFGLYLQAPERFYPPHDHEAEEFYFVLSGDAEWQRNDGAFEKRSPGTLVHHAPWDRHAMRTGQTPLLAMWLWTGNLDMGTYRIDADSAA; this is encoded by the coding sequence ATGATCGCCATCGAACAGACTGCAGATATTCCCGAGATCCAGCTGGCGGGCGCGGTGGCCCGTTTCGTGTCGGTGGCCGCGACCGCCTACGCCGCGGCCGGCGTATCGGCCGCCGAGCATCTTCGCTCGTTGGCCTTTGCTCCGGTGCGCGCGGCCGTGACGCAGCCGCCGGCGGTGGCGTCGATTGGCACAGCCATAGAGGCAGCGCCGGCTGGCGACCTGGCGCTGACCCTTGCCGAATGCGCCTCCCGGCTGGTCTGGTCGACGGGCACCCTGCCGCGCCCGGCGTCGATCGAGGGCGGATACGCCTTCGTCGAGATTGTCGGCCCGGACGGGTTGGCGTTTTCGGACCAGGTCCGCTTCGGGCTCTATCTGCAGGCGCCGGAGCGTTTTTATCCACCCCACGACCACGAAGCCGAGGAATTCTACTTCGTGCTGTCGGGCGATGCAGAATGGCAGCGCAATGACGGCGCCTTCGAGAAAAGGTCGCCCGGCACGCTCGTGCACCATGCGCCCTGGGACCGGCATGCGATGCGAACCGGTCAGACGCCGCTGCTGGCGATGTGGCTGTGGACGGGCAATCTCGACATGGGCACATACAGGATCGACGCCGACAGCGCGGCATAG
- the sseA gene encoding 3-mercaptopyruvate sulfurtransferase, with protein sequence MTDHPSFFVSTEWLAEHLDDPGLSVVDASWYLPAQGRDARAEYDAGHIPRAVFFDQDLVVDPDSDLPHALPSPRVFATFAASMGISEDDTIIVYDGPGLFSSARVWWMFRVMGAKKVFILEGGIDRWKAEGRFVTDKPTKIASCVFETDFQASRVAGLDDMRAIVDRQTAQIADARPAGRFEGTDPEPRAGMRSGHMPGARSVPAMALSRNGALLPPDELQKMFADAGVDLSGPVVTSCGSGVTAAIITLALETLGHTDNRLYDGSWTEWGGRADTPVETGPAKPAR encoded by the coding sequence ATGACCGACCATCCCTCCTTCTTCGTATCGACCGAGTGGCTCGCGGAGCATCTCGACGATCCCGGTCTCTCGGTGGTCGACGCCTCCTGGTATCTGCCGGCGCAGGGCCGCGACGCACGCGCCGAATATGACGCCGGCCACATTCCGCGCGCCGTCTTTTTCGATCAGGATCTGGTGGTCGATCCCGATTCCGACCTGCCGCATGCGCTGCCGTCGCCGCGCGTCTTTGCCACCTTCGCCGCCTCGATGGGAATCTCGGAAGACGACACCATCATCGTCTATGACGGTCCGGGCCTGTTCTCCTCCGCCCGCGTCTGGTGGATGTTCCGGGTGATGGGTGCGAAGAAGGTCTTCATTCTCGAGGGCGGCATCGATCGCTGGAAGGCCGAAGGGCGCTTCGTTACCGACAAGCCGACCAAGATTGCTTCCTGTGTTTTCGAAACCGATTTTCAGGCGAGCCGCGTGGCCGGGCTCGACGACATGCGTGCGATCGTGGATCGGCAAACGGCCCAGATCGCCGACGCCCGCCCGGCCGGACGCTTCGAGGGAACCGACCCCGAACCGCGCGCGGGCATGCGCTCCGGGCACATGCCGGGGGCGCGCAGCGTGCCGGCCATGGCCCTGTCACGCAATGGCGCGCTGTTGCCGCCCGACGAATTGCAGAAGATGTTCGCTGATGCCGGCGTCGACCTTTCAGGCCCTGTGGTGACCTCCTGCGGTTCCGGGGTGACCGCCGCGATCATCACCCTGGCGCTCGAAACCCTCGGCCATACCGACAACCGGCTTTATGACGGCTCCTGGACCGAATGGGGTGGCCGCGCCGACACGCCGGTCGAGACCGGTCCGGCGAAGCCGGCGAGATGA